One segment of Gordonia terrae DNA contains the following:
- a CDS encoding YqgE/AlgH family protein: MPGVPWDADPTPRVRAGTALIASTDLVEPTFARTVIYVIEHNESGSLGVILNRMSQTAVHNLLPQWTDIAASPRALYVGGPVNQEAALCLGVVKPGIDVDDVPALRPVDGRVVLVDLDADPEPLADVLEGVRIFAGYSGWGVGQLDDELDQFSWMTASALPRDLLAPPASDVWFDVLRRQAWPKPLLATHPIDLSLN, translated from the coding sequence ATGCCCGGCGTTCCGTGGGACGCCGACCCGACGCCGAGGGTGCGGGCGGGCACCGCGCTGATCGCGTCGACCGACCTCGTCGAACCCACCTTCGCGCGCACCGTCATCTACGTGATCGAGCACAACGAGTCGGGCAGCCTCGGTGTCATCCTCAACCGGATGAGCCAGACCGCCGTCCACAATCTCCTGCCCCAGTGGACCGACATCGCGGCCTCGCCGCGCGCCCTCTATGTGGGCGGGCCGGTGAACCAGGAAGCCGCGCTGTGCCTGGGGGTGGTGAAACCGGGAATCGACGTCGACGACGTACCCGCCCTGCGACCGGTGGACGGCCGGGTCGTCCTCGTCGACCTCGACGCCGACCCCGAACCTCTTGCCGACGTCCTCGAGGGCGTCCGGATCTTCGCGGGCTACAGCGGCTGGGGGGTCGGGCAGCTCGACGACGAGCTCGACCAGTTCAGCTGGATGACCGCGTCGGCACTCCCCCGCGATCTGCTCGCGCCGCCGGCGTCCGATGTGTGGTTCGACGTCCTGCGCAGGCAGGCCTGGCCCAAGCCACTCCTCGCGACACACCCGATCGATCTCAGTTTGAACTGA
- a CDS encoding MFS transporter — protein MSSTQVTRDRRGWSVFVHSLRSSPGLGRLLSVRLSSQITDGIFQAALVGSILFNPERHADPLAVAGGLAVLLLPYSLIGPFAGALLDHWDRRNVLLYANLLRGLIIGLVALSVASGAPDVVVLISALAATGASRFVAAGLSAGLPHVARREVLVATNALFTTLGGAMLTVGLGVTLGLRAIFGDDNVGSALTMLAGIVLAVVSGGLAHGFRPLQLGPDEPDDPGRSAVHAVSVGLWHGARAVAHHKTVAAALSAIGAHRLVFGMNTLMILVLTRQMGPGDGLDRVSVVIGFTGAGALLAAVVTPIAVARAGRYATLLVALGVGAVAELSVLSFEFAVICGSAFVLGLIGQIAKLCGDVAMQVDVDDAVRGQVFSVQDAVFNIAYVGAVTVAALAIPDNGRATGLVVLGVVLYLLGMLVVRLLHPRGHGSTQPTTVRPTVTDPAA, from the coding sequence GTGAGCAGCACCCAGGTGACCCGTGACCGACGCGGGTGGTCGGTGTTCGTCCACTCCCTCCGTTCCTCGCCTGGACTCGGCCGCCTGCTGTCGGTGCGACTGTCGAGTCAGATCACCGACGGCATCTTCCAGGCCGCGCTGGTCGGCAGCATTCTCTTCAACCCGGAGCGCCACGCCGACCCGCTCGCGGTGGCCGGTGGCCTGGCAGTGCTGCTACTGCCGTATTCGCTCATCGGCCCGTTCGCGGGGGCGTTGCTCGACCACTGGGATCGACGCAACGTGTTGCTGTACGCGAACCTCCTGCGCGGACTGATCATCGGACTCGTCGCACTCTCGGTCGCCTCCGGCGCGCCCGACGTCGTGGTGTTGATCTCCGCGCTCGCCGCGACGGGCGCGAGCCGGTTCGTCGCCGCCGGGCTGTCCGCCGGACTGCCCCACGTCGCCCGGCGAGAAGTGCTCGTCGCCACCAACGCACTGTTCACGACACTCGGTGGCGCGATGCTCACCGTAGGGCTCGGCGTCACGCTGGGTCTGCGTGCGATCTTCGGGGACGACAACGTCGGCAGCGCCCTCACGATGCTCGCCGGGATCGTGCTCGCCGTCGTCTCCGGCGGGCTGGCACACGGGTTCCGCCCACTGCAGCTCGGCCCCGACGAGCCCGACGATCCGGGTCGTTCGGCGGTGCACGCGGTGTCCGTCGGGCTGTGGCACGGCGCGCGTGCCGTCGCGCACCACAAGACCGTGGCCGCCGCGCTCTCGGCGATCGGCGCGCATCGGCTCGTATTCGGGATGAACACGCTGATGATCCTGGTGCTGACGCGCCAGATGGGCCCCGGCGACGGCCTCGACCGCGTCAGCGTCGTGATCGGCTTCACCGGCGCCGGTGCGCTTCTCGCCGCGGTCGTGACGCCGATCGCGGTGGCACGCGCGGGCCGGTACGCGACCCTGCTCGTGGCGCTGGGCGTCGGGGCGGTCGCGGAACTCTCCGTGCTGAGTTTCGAGTTCGCGGTGATCTGCGGTTCGGCATTCGTGCTGGGGCTCATCGGCCAGATCGCGAAGTTGTGTGGAGACGTGGCGATGCAGGTCGACGTCGACGACGCGGTACGCGGTCAGGTGTTCTCGGTTCAGGACGCCGTGTTCAACATCGCCTATGTCGGCGCGGTGACGGTCGCGGCCCTCGCGATCCCCGACAACGGGCGGGCGACCGGGCTCGTCGTGCTCGGGGTGGTGCTCTACCTCCTCGGAATGCTCGTGGTGCGCCTCCTTCATCCGCGCGGGCACGGGTCCACCCAGCCCACGACCGTGCGGCCCACCGTCACCGACCCCGCCGCGTGA
- a CDS encoding aminotransferase class V-fold PLP-dependent enzyme codes for MYVSDLGEQWHAARLEPALAHLDSASAGRSSYALIGAMTAHLWRETERGSYVAADDRADEIARDTRNLAALIGHTGDEVVFRESARAALRALLTNWSLPVTSTVWVAKNEFGPNLEEFERRGYAVRTMPDGDVYGHVDTDALENMLQFEQPDFIHVCHIGSMSGVVQPVTRIVELAHRAGVPVVVDMAQSVGHVPTVTGADVVYGTSRKWLTGPRGVGFVAVRRDSLRPVRIDGSEAFIAGRLGLGVAVRELLEIGQQRVFRELAKIGKATRERLHGIASWEVLEPIDEPSAIITLAPPPGWQFDDVAAARDKLLSLGVLVTAADTWRAPLATEHPVLRISPHLDVRRSELDQVADALRTMGY; via the coding sequence ATGTATGTCAGCGATCTCGGCGAGCAGTGGCACGCGGCCCGGCTCGAACCAGCCCTGGCACATCTCGACTCTGCGTCGGCGGGTCGCTCCTCCTACGCACTGATCGGCGCGATGACCGCACATCTGTGGCGGGAGACCGAACGCGGTTCCTACGTCGCCGCTGATGACCGCGCCGATGAGATCGCGCGGGACACAAGGAATCTCGCCGCGCTCATCGGACACACCGGCGACGAGGTCGTCTTCCGTGAGAGCGCCCGCGCCGCACTGCGTGCCCTTCTCACCAACTGGAGCCTGCCCGTCACCTCGACGGTGTGGGTGGCCAAGAACGAATTCGGGCCCAACCTCGAGGAGTTCGAGCGCCGCGGCTACGCGGTGCGGACGATGCCCGACGGCGACGTCTACGGTCATGTCGACACCGACGCGCTCGAGAACATGCTGCAGTTCGAGCAGCCCGACTTCATCCACGTCTGTCACATCGGCTCGATGTCCGGTGTGGTGCAGCCGGTCACGCGGATCGTCGAACTCGCGCACCGCGCCGGAGTGCCCGTGGTGGTGGACATGGCGCAGTCGGTGGGTCACGTCCCCACCGTCACCGGTGCCGACGTGGTCTACGGCACCAGCCGCAAGTGGCTCACCGGTCCGCGCGGCGTCGGGTTCGTCGCGGTGCGCCGGGACTCGTTGCGGCCGGTCCGGATCGACGGCTCGGAGGCATTCATCGCCGGACGCCTCGGACTCGGTGTCGCCGTTCGCGAGCTGCTGGAGATCGGCCAGCAGCGCGTGTTCCGCGAACTCGCGAAGATCGGCAAGGCCACCCGCGAGCGGCTCCACGGCATCGCCAGCTGGGAGGTCCTCGAACCGATCGACGAGCCGTCGGCGATCATCACCCTCGCACCCCCGCCCGGGTGGCAGTTCGACGACGTCGCCGCCGCCCGCGACAAGCTGCTCTCCCTCGGCGTCCTGGTGACCGCCGCGGACACCTGGCGCGCGCCGCTCGCGACCGAGCACCCGGTCCTCCGGATCAGCCCACACCTCGACGTGCGCAGGTCCGAACTCGATCAGGTCGCCGACGCGTTGCGGACGATGGGTTACTGA
- a CDS encoding glycerol-3-phosphate dehydrogenase/oxidase produces the protein MATLSAETRRCALDRLASDEPLDLLVIGGGVTGAGVALDAATRGLRVALVEKDDLAAGTSRWSSKLVHGGLRYLAKGEIRIARESAVERHHLMTAIAPHLIAPLRQIIPDRGGRQSAVIRVGLRAGDVLRRNAGTSDSLLPPPSRLSALETLGRCPAVSPDGLRGGISAADGQLIDDARLVIALARTAAGYGALICTRVRAERVDGRGATLTDRQTGERFDVGARMVVNATGVWSGGIDDGIAVYPSRGTHLVVDAARLGNPGAALMSPLGGSVSRFVFAIPAQLGRVYVGLTDVAAPGPIPDVPTPDESEIDFLLDAINPALARPLDRSDIVGTFAGLRPLVDTRGGGGGGGRDADALADVSRQHHIGVRGDGLVSVLGGKLTTYRRMAQDAVDAALATTDLAAGDCVTTTTPLVGAVRSPREQGLPPSLVQRFGGEAPAVVDAATIDRPLDPIVPGIDVTRAEIEFAMTHEGALDADDILHRRTRIGLVRRDADAARPEIERIVGEVLG, from the coding sequence ATGGCCACGCTGTCCGCCGAGACCCGCCGTTGTGCGCTGGACCGGTTGGCATCCGATGAACCTCTCGACCTGTTGGTGATCGGAGGCGGTGTCACCGGCGCCGGCGTGGCGCTCGACGCCGCGACCCGGGGTCTGCGCGTTGCGCTCGTGGAGAAGGACGACCTGGCGGCCGGGACCTCCCGCTGGAGCAGCAAGCTCGTGCACGGCGGCCTGCGCTACCTGGCGAAGGGTGAGATCCGGATCGCGCGGGAGAGCGCGGTCGAGCGTCATCACCTCATGACCGCCATCGCCCCACATCTGATCGCCCCCCTCCGGCAGATCATCCCCGATCGCGGCGGCCGGCAGAGCGCTGTCATTCGTGTGGGTCTCCGGGCGGGAGACGTGCTCCGACGCAACGCCGGCACCTCCGATTCGTTGTTGCCCCCACCCTCACGGCTGTCGGCGCTGGAGACCCTCGGCCGTTGTCCGGCGGTGTCCCCCGATGGTCTGCGCGGCGGGATCTCCGCCGCTGACGGCCAGCTTATCGACGATGCCCGACTGGTCATCGCACTTGCGCGGACGGCCGCGGGTTACGGCGCATTGATCTGCACCCGGGTCCGGGCCGAACGCGTGGACGGCCGCGGGGCCACCCTCACCGACCGGCAGACCGGCGAGAGGTTCGACGTCGGTGCCCGGATGGTCGTCAACGCGACCGGGGTCTGGTCCGGCGGCATCGACGACGGTATCGCCGTCTATCCCAGTCGCGGAACACATCTCGTCGTCGACGCGGCCAGGCTCGGCAATCCCGGCGCCGCGCTGATGAGCCCGCTGGGCGGCTCGGTGTCGCGGTTCGTCTTCGCGATACCCGCCCAGCTGGGTCGCGTCTACGTCGGCCTCACCGATGTCGCCGCGCCGGGACCGATCCCGGATGTCCCGACGCCGGACGAGTCGGAGATCGACTTCCTGCTCGACGCGATCAATCCCGCGCTCGCGCGGCCACTCGACCGCTCGGACATCGTCGGCACGTTCGCGGGCCTGCGACCGCTGGTCGACACCCGCGGTGGCGGGGGCGGGGGCGGGCGCGATGCCGACGCACTCGCCGATGTCTCGCGGCAGCATCACATCGGTGTGCGCGGCGACGGCCTTGTCAGCGTCCTCGGCGGCAAGCTCACCACCTACCGGCGCATGGCGCAGGACGCCGTCGACGCCGCGCTGGCGACCACCGATCTGGCGGCCGGAGACTGTGTCACGACCACGACGCCACTGGTGGGGGCGGTGCGGAGTCCGCGGGAACAGGGCCTGCCGCCGTCGCTCGTGCAGCGATTCGGCGGGGAGGCGCCGGCCGTCGTGGACGCCGCGACGATCGATCGTCCGCTGGATCCGATTGTCCCCGGGATCGACGTCACCCGCGCCGAGATCGAGTTCGCGATGACTCATGAGGGAGCCCTCGACGCCGACGACATCCTGCACCGGCGCACCCGGATCGGACTCGTCCGGCGTGACGCCGACGCGGCACGCCCGGAGATCGAACGGATCGTCGGCGAGGTGCTCGGGTGA
- a CDS encoding TetR/AcrR family transcriptional regulator — protein MAIRNEEIGDLVLDAARSCLLRSGGRKVTVSEVARQAGVSRPTVYRRWPDITEIIRGLLTREVLGVVEDAIGGTGEPADLDALVGQVVAVVGALRDDELIASLWREQREFMSPYVFERLGTSQQGILAILADMLSQGQERRQVRAGDTKRMAAMVLLIAQSFLQSGALVSDILADGWSVELHEMLAGYLRPVGPGGDG, from the coding sequence ATGGCAATCCGTAACGAGGAGATCGGGGATCTCGTTCTGGATGCAGCGCGGAGCTGCCTGCTGCGTAGCGGCGGACGCAAGGTGACTGTCTCCGAAGTGGCCCGACAAGCAGGCGTCAGTCGACCGACGGTGTACCGCCGCTGGCCCGACATCACCGAGATCATCCGCGGTCTGTTGACCCGGGAGGTCCTCGGGGTGGTCGAAGATGCCATCGGCGGAACCGGTGAGCCCGCCGATCTCGACGCGCTCGTCGGGCAGGTGGTGGCGGTGGTCGGCGCGCTCCGGGACGACGAACTGATCGCCTCGCTGTGGCGTGAGCAGCGAGAGTTCATGTCGCCGTACGTCTTCGAGCGTCTGGGTACGAGCCAGCAGGGAATCCTCGCCATTCTCGCCGACATGCTGTCGCAGGGGCAGGAACGGCGACAGGTGCGTGCGGGTGACACCAAGCGGATGGCCGCGATGGTGCTGCTGATCGCGCAGTCGTTCCTGCAGTCGGGGGCGCTGGTGTCCGACATCCTCGCCGACGGCTGGAGCGTCGAACTGCACGAGATGTTGGCCGGTTACCTGCGTCCGGTCGGACCGGGCGGCGACGGGTGA
- a CDS encoding diacylglycerol/lipid kinase family protein — protein MTIEHATVVASPYARHGTGLRVAHDAAELLRARDVEVEVIVGEDIADAADLAGKAARGDTDVIVVVGGDGTVRLAVEAIIGSGKPLAVIPAGSGNDFARNLGIPLEPADAVEVVLAGHRRPIDLGRVSFPDGQTALFSTVAATGFDAAVTARAIDMRRPRGQSRYTIAALLELLALRSRHYQVRVDDQAVESDLVFAAIGNTTSYGGGMKITPAASITDGQLDVTLALTPPRLARWTIARVFPKVFSGKHIDSPNVRTMRGEEVELYCDPPALVSVDGDLVGQLPAVFEAVPHAIEVFAPAS, from the coding sequence ATGACTATCGAACACGCCACAGTTGTGGCCAGTCCGTACGCGCGTCACGGAACGGGACTCCGTGTGGCGCACGACGCTGCGGAACTCCTGCGCGCCCGGGACGTGGAGGTGGAGGTCATCGTCGGCGAGGACATCGCCGACGCCGCCGATCTCGCGGGCAAGGCAGCACGGGGAGACACCGACGTCATCGTCGTCGTGGGGGGCGACGGCACGGTGCGTCTGGCGGTCGAGGCCATCATCGGATCCGGCAAGCCACTCGCCGTCATCCCGGCCGGCAGCGGAAACGACTTCGCGCGCAACCTCGGCATCCCGCTCGAGCCCGCCGATGCCGTCGAGGTCGTCCTCGCCGGACACCGCCGGCCCATCGACCTCGGCCGCGTCAGCTTCCCGGACGGTCAGACCGCGTTGTTCAGCACGGTCGCCGCCACCGGGTTCGACGCAGCCGTCACCGCCCGCGCGATCGACATGCGCCGCCCGCGCGGGCAGTCGCGGTACACGATCGCGGCGCTGCTCGAGCTGCTCGCGCTGCGCTCGCGCCACTACCAGGTCCGAGTCGACGACCAGGCCGTCGAATCCGACCTCGTCTTCGCCGCGATCGGCAACACCACGTCGTACGGCGGCGGTATGAAGATCACTCCTGCGGCCTCGATCACCGATGGGCAGCTCGACGTGACGCTTGCGCTCACCCCGCCGCGGCTGGCCCGCTGGACGATTGCCCGCGTGTTCCCGAAGGTGTTCTCGGGCAAGCACATCGACAGTCCCAATGTGCGGACCATGCGCGGCGAGGAAGTCGAGCTCTACTGCGATCCGCCGGCGCTGGTGTCGGTCGACGGCGACCTCGTCGGACAACTCCCGGCGGTCTTCGAAGCGGTGCCCCACGCGATCGAGGTCTTCGCACCCGCGAGCTGA
- a CDS encoding CCA tRNA nucleotidyltransferase has protein sequence MSSDGRSSATDPERRTRLLAAAAIALRELDDVLVPLGTLFENAGHELYLVGGSVRDAILGRLGNDLDFTTDARPEAVSQLLRGWADAFWDVGIEFGTVGVRKGDHLIEITTFRADAYDQVSRNPDVTFGESLEDDLIRRDFTVNAMAVQIGSSGAQDFCDPLDGLTALLAGVIDTPATPEQSFGDDPLRMLRAVRFVSQLGFRLAPRVWQAITEMNGEIERITVERVRTELDKLICGEFPIEALDAMVETGLAERVLPEVPGMKLTIDEHHQHKDVYQHSLTVLRQAIDLEDGDPDLVLRWAALLHDIGKPATRRHEPGGGVSFHHHEVVGAKMVRKRMRALKYPKAVVSDVAQLVFLHLRFHGYGDGAWTDSAVRRYVTDAGPLLDRLNKLVRADCTTRNKRRARRLQQNYDDLEQRIAALQAAENLEKVRPDLDGNAIMELLGVPPGPIVGQAWRHLKELRLDRGPLSRDEAEDALREWWAARGGK, from the coding sequence GTGAGCTCGGACGGGCGATCGAGCGCGACGGACCCGGAACGGCGCACCCGTCTGCTCGCCGCCGCGGCGATCGCGCTCCGCGAACTCGACGACGTCCTGGTGCCGCTGGGGACCCTCTTCGAGAACGCCGGCCACGAGTTGTACCTGGTGGGCGGCTCGGTGCGCGACGCGATCCTCGGCCGGCTGGGCAACGACCTCGATTTCACGACCGACGCGCGCCCGGAGGCGGTCTCGCAGCTGCTCCGCGGCTGGGCCGACGCGTTCTGGGACGTCGGCATCGAGTTCGGCACGGTCGGGGTCCGCAAGGGTGACCACCTGATCGAGATCACGACGTTCCGCGCGGACGCGTATGACCAGGTCAGCCGCAATCCGGATGTCACCTTCGGGGAGTCGCTCGAGGACGATCTGATCCGGCGCGACTTCACGGTGAACGCGATGGCCGTGCAGATCGGTTCCTCCGGCGCCCAGGATTTTTGTGATCCACTCGACGGTCTGACCGCACTCCTGGCGGGGGTCATCGACACCCCGGCGACCCCGGAGCAGTCGTTCGGCGACGACCCGCTCCGGATGCTGCGCGCGGTCCGATTCGTCTCCCAGCTGGGGTTCCGGCTCGCGCCGCGGGTGTGGCAGGCCATCACCGAGATGAACGGCGAGATCGAACGCATCACCGTCGAACGCGTTCGCACCGAGCTGGACAAGCTGATCTGCGGGGAGTTCCCGATCGAGGCCCTCGACGCGATGGTCGAGACCGGCCTGGCCGAGCGGGTGCTGCCCGAGGTGCCGGGGATGAAGCTCACCATCGACGAACACCATCAGCACAAGGACGTCTACCAGCACTCGTTGACCGTGCTCCGCCAGGCCATCGACCTCGAGGACGGCGATCCGGACCTGGTGTTGCGCTGGGCGGCCCTGTTGCACGACATCGGCAAGCCCGCGACGCGCCGCCACGAACCGGGAGGCGGCGTCAGCTTCCACCACCACGAGGTGGTCGGCGCGAAGATGGTGCGCAAACGGATGCGGGCCCTGAAGTACCCCAAAGCGGTGGTGTCCGATGTCGCGCAGCTGGTCTTCCTGCATTTGAGGTTCCATGGATACGGTGACGGCGCGTGGACCGATTCGGCCGTCCGCCGGTACGTCACCGACGCGGGTCCCTTGCTCGACCGGCTGAACAAACTGGTGCGCGCCGACTGCACCACGCGCAACAAACGGCGCGCGCGGCGTCTGCAACAGAACTACGACGACCTCGAGCAGCGGATCGCCGCCCTGCAGGCGGCCGAGAACCTGGAGAAGGTCCGTCCCGACCTCGACGGCAACGCCATCATGGAACTCCTCGGTGTGCCGCCCGGTCCGATCGTCGGTCAGGCATGGCGTCACCTCAAAGAACTGCGACTCGACCGCGGACCCCTGAGCCGCGATGAGGCGGAGGACGCGTTGCGGGAATGGTGGGCGGCCCGCGGCGGGAAGTGA
- a CDS encoding NUDIX hydrolase, producing the protein MSTDSSTNPSDVSGVSSGAHGEGGGQGEQNPAGQGRRSRRGRRRRGRRKSEARGATAAHTSASHKQSGHPQSSNSQPKNKQPGSGQAGSRPGHKPGSPNPASEPAPSTHHPTPNDLARARASDPGCPDPVEAEPVDKLPVDPDRARPRVTPPKPSDMVSVSAKLTKTGLAQTGSAPSGGKAAKGRRRSSRPDRGSERPATERTHSDRAGTEKLRTVRETSAGGLVISDLDLPVDQLSAALIGRVDRRGRTMWSLPKGHIETGETAEQTAIREVEEETGIQGTVVAPLGKIDYWFVSEGRRIHKTVHHYLLRCTGGELSDADYEVSEVAWVPLHELPRRLTYSDERRLARMARGVIAELAADPTRLAQSEADSIRTEPNAYEKAAAARNQRRNEPPPPARPRRRRRRPRRPAAGDG; encoded by the coding sequence GTGTCCACCGATTCCTCGACCAACCCTTCAGACGTCAGCGGCGTCTCGTCGGGTGCACATGGCGAGGGCGGCGGACAGGGCGAGCAGAACCCCGCCGGCCAGGGCCGTCGTTCCCGTCGCGGCCGCCGACGCCGGGGCCGTCGCAAGTCCGAGGCCCGCGGTGCCACGGCCGCCCACACGTCGGCATCGCACAAGCAGAGCGGCCATCCGCAGTCCTCGAACAGCCAGCCAAAGAACAAGCAGCCGGGTTCCGGCCAGGCGGGTTCCCGACCGGGCCACAAGCCGGGTTCACCCAACCCGGCGTCCGAGCCGGCACCGTCGACACACCACCCGACGCCGAACGACCTCGCGCGCGCCCGGGCGTCGGATCCCGGGTGCCCGGACCCCGTCGAGGCCGAACCGGTCGACAAACTCCCTGTCGATCCCGACCGCGCACGGCCGCGGGTCACCCCGCCGAAGCCGTCGGACATGGTCTCCGTCAGCGCCAAACTGACCAAGACCGGTCTGGCCCAGACGGGATCGGCGCCATCCGGAGGCAAGGCGGCGAAGGGCCGACGACGCTCATCACGACCCGACCGCGGATCCGAGCGTCCGGCCACCGAACGCACCCACTCCGACCGCGCCGGCACCGAGAAGCTCCGGACCGTGCGCGAGACCTCGGCGGGTGGCCTCGTCATCTCCGACCTCGACCTCCCCGTCGATCAATTGTCGGCGGCGCTCATCGGCCGGGTCGACCGGCGGGGACGCACGATGTGGTCGTTGCCCAAGGGCCACATCGAGACCGGCGAGACCGCCGAACAGACCGCGATCCGTGAGGTCGAGGAGGAGACCGGCATCCAGGGCACCGTGGTCGCCCCGCTCGGCAAGATCGACTACTGGTTCGTCAGCGAGGGGCGTCGAATCCACAAGACGGTGCACCACTATCTCCTGCGGTGCACCGGTGGCGAACTCTCCGACGCCGACTACGAGGTGTCCGAGGTGGCCTGGGTGCCGTTGCACGAGCTCCCGCGCCGGCTCACGTACTCTGACGAGCGACGACTCGCCCGGATGGCCCGCGGCGTGATCGCCGAGCTCGCCGCCGACCCGACCCGGCTGGCCCAGTCCGAGGCCGACAGCATTCGCACCGAACCCAACGCCTATGAGAAAGCCGCCGCCGCGCGCAACCAGCGCCGCAACGAGCCGCCACCCCCGGCTCGTCCTCGCCGGCGCCGGCGCCGTCCACGACGGCCCGCGGCCGGCGATGGCTGA